One Fundidesulfovibrio terrae genomic window carries:
- a CDS encoding sigma-54-dependent transcriptional regulator: MAATQLRKTILVADDDPHIQEVLDVRLSSAGYEVLLASDGREALDILARTPVDLVISDIRMPGLDGLELQARLEKTAPKLPIIFLTAYGSIQDAVQAIKSGAVDYLTKPFEGRELLEKVSTVLQKSGPGSSFVAPAPPRKDGGMWETKSPRMRELAQMVEKVAARDVNVLLLGESGTGKERIAHLIHSLSPRREHPLVVVDCGSTPATLLESELFGHVKGSFTHAVRDKKGLMEEANKGTLFLDEIGNISTEMQVRLLRFLENRKIRRIGDTREISVDCRVIAATNADLAQDVAQGDFREDLYYRLRVVTINVPPLRERKEDIPLLATHFAESFCKAQNMPPVTIPGATMDFIVGYAWPGNIRELKNAIEAGIVICNDGVLTPDDLQVMPATKPGQSREEAMSLDESEKLAIIRALEKSNWVQKDAAPLLGVSRRALNYKIQKYEIEIPTRRKAQKP; encoded by the coding sequence ATGGCAGCCACCCAGCTTCGCAAGACCATCCTCGTCGCAGACGACGACCCGCACATCCAGGAGGTTCTGGATGTGCGCCTTTCCTCGGCCGGATACGAGGTGCTCCTGGCCTCGGACGGGCGCGAGGCCCTGGACATCCTGGCGCGCACGCCCGTGGACCTGGTCATCTCCGACATCCGCATGCCCGGCCTGGACGGCCTGGAGCTTCAGGCGCGCCTGGAGAAGACCGCCCCCAAGCTGCCCATCATCTTCCTGACCGCCTACGGGTCCATCCAGGACGCGGTGCAGGCCATCAAGAGCGGTGCGGTGGACTACCTCACCAAGCCTTTCGAGGGGCGCGAGCTCCTGGAGAAGGTGAGCACGGTGCTCCAGAAGTCCGGCCCGGGATCGAGCTTCGTGGCCCCGGCTCCGCCCCGCAAGGACGGCGGCATGTGGGAGACCAAGTCCCCCCGCATGCGCGAGCTGGCCCAGATGGTGGAGAAGGTGGCCGCGCGCGACGTGAACGTGCTGCTCCTGGGAGAGTCCGGCACGGGCAAGGAGCGCATCGCGCACCTGATCCATTCGCTGTCCCCCCGTCGCGAACACCCGCTGGTGGTGGTGGACTGCGGCTCCACCCCGGCCACGCTGCTGGAGTCGGAACTCTTCGGACATGTGAAGGGCTCCTTCACCCATGCCGTGCGGGACAAGAAGGGCCTCATGGAGGAGGCCAACAAGGGCACGCTCTTTCTGGACGAGATCGGCAACATCTCCACCGAGATGCAGGTGCGCCTGCTGCGCTTCCTGGAGAACCGAAAGATCAGGCGCATCGGCGACACGCGCGAAATTTCCGTGGATTGCCGGGTCATCGCGGCCACCAACGCCGACCTGGCCCAGGACGTGGCACAGGGAGATTTCCGCGAGGACCTCTACTACCGCCTGCGCGTCGTCACCATCAACGTGCCCCCCTTGCGCGAGCGCAAGGAGGACATCCCGCTTCTGGCCACCCATTTCGCCGAGTCCTTCTGCAAGGCCCAGAACATGCCCCCGGTGACCATTCCCGGCGCGACCATGGACTTCATCGTGGGGTACGCCTGGCCCGGCAACATCCGGGAACTGAAGAACGCCATCGAAGCGGGCATCGTCATCTGCAATGACGGGGTGCTCACCCCGGACGACCTCCAGGTGATGCCCGCCACGAAGCCGGGCCAGTCCCGTGAGGAGGCGATGTCCCTGGACGAGAGCGAGAAGCTGGCCATCATCCGCGCCCTGGAGAAGTCCAACTGGGTGCAGAAGGACGCGGCCCCGCTGCTCGGCGTCAGCCGCCGGGCGCTCAACTACAAGATCCAGAAGTACGAAATCGAGATTCCCACCCGGCGCAAGGCCCAGAAGCCGTAA
- a CDS encoding acyltransferase family protein, giving the protein MGILRFYLAFSVCLNHLMNVSGSTSALAFVPDSFLAVEIFFAISGFYMAFILGGKYAGPGGLGKFYGNRALRIFPVYLAILLIFAALSLAVYAAKGHWVFLSEAVDMFSKSGPGMRAYAVVSNLTMIGQDLMFLLRYDPSSGGLCLGCPPGDGLAAPWQMLVIPQAWSVEVELMFYALAPWLTRLRTRTILAAIPAILAVKLAVASTVTSTDYWIFRFPGFELAMFLTGVLACRYYRRIEHMALSRSAMACATGAMFVLLMGINLVESEAVKTVLVYLSVPVCLPLMFKAFRNSPLDRAVGELSYPVYLVHYLVMQMVIYWYKGPHPVAFAVCMVVVASILLCRFVSAPLDAYRQARVRNVATPQSDASSVEGLTA; this is encoded by the coding sequence ATGGGAATTCTTCGTTTTTACCTCGCTTTTTCGGTCTGCCTGAACCACCTCATGAACGTCTCGGGCTCCACCTCCGCCCTGGCGTTCGTCCCTGATTCCTTCCTGGCGGTGGAAATCTTTTTCGCCATCTCGGGATTCTACATGGCCTTCATCCTGGGCGGAAAATACGCCGGACCCGGCGGGCTCGGGAAATTCTACGGCAACAGGGCGCTGCGCATATTTCCCGTCTACCTGGCCATCCTGCTCATCTTCGCGGCGCTCAGCCTCGCCGTGTACGCCGCCAAGGGACACTGGGTCTTTCTTTCCGAGGCAGTGGACATGTTCTCGAAGAGCGGCCCCGGCATGCGGGCCTACGCCGTGGTGTCCAACCTGACCATGATCGGACAGGACCTCATGTTCCTTCTACGATACGATCCGTCCTCCGGAGGGCTTTGCCTGGGCTGCCCGCCCGGCGACGGCCTGGCGGCGCCGTGGCAGATGCTGGTCATCCCCCAAGCCTGGTCCGTGGAGGTGGAGCTCATGTTCTACGCCCTGGCACCCTGGCTTACTCGGCTTCGGACCAGGACGATCCTTGCGGCCATCCCCGCCATCCTGGCGGTGAAATTGGCCGTGGCGTCCACGGTCACGAGCACGGACTACTGGATTTTCCGCTTCCCGGGATTTGAACTGGCGATGTTCCTGACAGGCGTCCTAGCCTGCAGGTATTACAGGCGGATCGAACACATGGCGCTTTCGCGCTCTGCCATGGCCTGCGCCACCGGGGCCATGTTCGTGCTGCTCATGGGCATCAACCTGGTCGAGTCGGAAGCCGTGAAGACGGTGCTGGTCTACCTGAGCGTGCCGGTCTGCCTGCCCCTGATGTTCAAGGCGTTTCGCAATTCCCCCCTGGACCGGGCCGTGGGCGAGCTTTCCTATCCCGTCTACCTCGTCCACTACCTGGTGATGCAGATGGTCATCTACTGGTACAAGGGGCCGCATCCCGTGGCTTTCGCGGTGTGCATGGTGGTGGTCGCGTCGATCCTGCTGTGCCGCTTCGTGTCCGCGCCCCTGGACGCCTACCGGCAGGCGAGGGTGCGAAACGTCGCCACCCCGCAATCCGACGCTTCTTCCGTGGAGGGCCTCACCGCGTAG
- a CDS encoding UbiD family decarboxylase: MSYRNLSECLRDLEATGQLRRIDVEVDADQQVAAIQRRVFRANGPAILFTRVKGTPFPMVGNVFGTMERTKFIFRKTLRAIESLFKLKLDPTEAFKRPWRHLGVPAALVHALPRRVKDGPVLANQTRISQLPQLKSWPNDGGGYVTLPQVYTESLAHPGFARSNIGMYRVQLSGQSFEPDREIGLHYQIHRGIGHHHGEALARGESLKVNIFVGGPPSMTVAAVMPLPEGMPELFFAGALGGRRMDMIDRPGGLPILAEADFCITGRIAQGRELPEGPFGDHLGYYSLAHDFPVLTVDKVYHRPDAVWPFTTVGRPPQEDTVFGKFIHELTAPLVSTVFSGVHEVHAVDEAGVHPLLLAIGSERYVPYAAERTPQELITNALSLLGTTQTSLSKYVLIAAKEDNPSLHCHDVPTFFRHMLERIDPARDLHFITRTTMDTLDYSGISLNQGSKVVIAVTGEKRRELGREMPTGLRLAEGFSQARLFAPGVLVLQGPPHGRGRDEHDPLMEGLARAMTAEAGLEGFPLVVVADDAPFTAESWANFLWVTFTRSDPATDTYGVGEFIHCKHWGCRGPVIIDARLKTYHAPPLDPDPEAEKFTDSLGAPGGPLHGII; this comes from the coding sequence ATGAGCTACAGAAATCTTTCCGAGTGTCTGCGTGACCTGGAAGCGACCGGGCAACTCAGGCGCATCGACGTGGAGGTCGACGCCGACCAGCAGGTGGCGGCCATCCAGAGGCGCGTCTTCCGGGCCAATGGCCCCGCCATCCTGTTCACCCGCGTCAAGGGCACCCCTTTCCCCATGGTCGGCAACGTCTTCGGCACCATGGAACGGACGAAATTCATCTTTCGCAAGACGCTTCGCGCCATCGAGAGCCTCTTCAAACTGAAGCTCGACCCCACGGAGGCCTTCAAGCGCCCCTGGCGCCATCTCGGCGTCCCGGCGGCCCTGGTCCACGCCCTGCCCAGGCGGGTCAAGGACGGCCCGGTCCTGGCGAACCAAACCCGGATATCCCAGCTCCCCCAGCTCAAATCCTGGCCGAACGACGGCGGCGGCTACGTGACGCTGCCCCAGGTCTACACCGAGAGCCTGGCCCATCCGGGCTTCGCCCGCTCCAACATCGGCATGTACCGGGTCCAGCTCTCCGGGCAATCCTTCGAGCCGGACCGGGAAATCGGCCTGCATTACCAGATCCACCGGGGCATCGGGCACCATCATGGCGAGGCTTTGGCCCGGGGCGAATCGCTCAAGGTGAACATCTTCGTGGGCGGCCCGCCTTCCATGACCGTGGCAGCGGTCATGCCGCTTCCCGAGGGAATGCCGGAGCTCTTCTTCGCGGGAGCGCTGGGCGGGCGCAGGATGGACATGATCGACAGGCCTGGCGGGCTGCCCATCCTGGCCGAAGCGGATTTCTGCATCACCGGCCGGATCGCTCAAGGCCGCGAACTCCCGGAAGGTCCCTTCGGCGACCATCTCGGCTATTACAGCCTCGCCCATGATTTCCCGGTCCTGACGGTGGACAAGGTCTACCACAGGCCGGACGCGGTCTGGCCCTTCACCACGGTGGGCAGGCCGCCCCAGGAAGACACGGTCTTCGGCAAATTCATCCACGAGCTGACCGCGCCGCTGGTCTCCACCGTCTTCAGCGGGGTCCACGAGGTCCACGCCGTGGACGAGGCAGGGGTCCATCCCCTCCTGCTGGCCATCGGCAGCGAGCGCTACGTGCCTTACGCCGCCGAGAGGACTCCCCAGGAGCTCATCACCAACGCCCTCTCCCTGCTTGGCACCACCCAGACCTCCCTCTCCAAATACGTGCTCATCGCGGCCAAGGAGGACAACCCCTCGCTGCACTGCCACGACGTCCCGACCTTCTTCCGGCACATGCTGGAACGGATCGACCCGGCCAGGGACCTCCACTTCATCACCCGGACGACCATGGATACCCTCGACTACTCGGGCATAAGCCTCAACCAGGGGTCCAAGGTGGTCATCGCCGTCACGGGGGAGAAGCGCAGGGAGCTCGGGAGGGAGATGCCCACGGGACTGCGTCTCGCGGAGGGCTTCAGCCAGGCCCGCCTCTTCGCGCCGGGCGTCCTGGTCCTCCAGGGGCCGCCCCACGGCAGGGGCCGGGACGAGCATGACCCGCTCATGGAAGGACTGGCCCGGGCCATGACCGCGGAAGCGGGGCTCGAGGGCTTCCCCCTGGTCGTGGTGGCGGACGATGCGCCGTTCACGGCCGAATCCTGGGCGAACTTCCTCTGGGTGACCTTCACCCGCTCCGACCCGGCCACGGACACCTACGGCGTGGGCGAGTTCATCCACTGCAAGCATTGGGGATGCCGGGGACCGGTCATCATCGACGCGCGGCTCAAGACGTACCACGCCCCTCCCCTCGATCCCGATCCGGAGGCGGAGAAGTTCACTGACAGCCTCGGCGCGCCCGGGGGGCCGCTGCACGGGATTATTTAG
- a CDS encoding cyclic nucleotide-binding domain-containing protein translates to MDYDGCEDLFHNPDVGPKLLEMLDDSTWAKDFTENDVKGLCKYVRLARFPKGSIIFHEGDPDDSMAIILEGSIEITKRDTSPDHKPKCLVRIGPGRAFGELALIEGPPRSATAKALNDVSLLILTRKMYESLCAKDTELALKVTTNIARLMSFRLRNTSVKLVEYL, encoded by the coding sequence ATGGACTACGACGGTTGCGAAGACCTTTTCCACAACCCCGACGTCGGCCCGAAGCTCCTGGAGATGCTTGACGACTCCACCTGGGCCAAGGACTTCACCGAGAACGACGTCAAGGGGCTCTGCAAATACGTGCGACTGGCCCGTTTCCCCAAGGGGTCCATCATCTTCCATGAAGGCGATCCGGACGACTCCATGGCCATCATCCTGGAGGGCTCCATCGAAATCACCAAGCGCGACACCTCGCCCGACCACAAGCCCAAATGCCTGGTGCGCATCGGCCCTGGCCGCGCCTTCGGCGAGCTCGCCCTGATCGAAGGCCCGCCCCGCTCGGCCACGGCCAAGGCCTTGAACGACGTGTCGCTCTTGATCCTGACCAGGAAGATGTACGAGTCGCTGTGCGCCAAGGACACAGAACTGGCCCTCAAGGTGACCACCAACATCGCCCGGCTCATGAGCTTCAGGCTGCGCAACACCAGTGTGAAGCTGGTGGAATACTTGTAG
- a CDS encoding long-chain-fatty-acid--CoA ligase — MIQQDAPWLAHYDPNVPASITYRDEPVTALLDRAVENTPGRTAVAFQNWRVNYAHLRRRAGRFAEGLRRMGVKRGDRVAIMLPNLPQTVVSYWGTLYAGATVVFVNPLYMETELKHILEDSGAKVLVVLDLLWARHRELLTRMPLERIIVTRVSGGLGFPLNWLYRLKAWREGKLPKLGADGRRVLDWQAAFAPDEYYDRDFDPAEQLAALQYTGGTTGVSKGVMLTHRNLSVNVQQSRAILHAIGGRPEVFLGLLPFFHIYGLTVNINFATACGATIVPLPRFDPLDTLKAIQRHRPTIFPGTPSVYMALLQQKALPHYDLKSVRYCVCGSAPLPIEVMRRFSEVTEAEIIEGYGLTEASPITHFNPIVGSRKPGSIGVPFPDTIARVVALDGSTAPLPPGEPGELILKGPQVMLGYWNRPEDTSQTIKDGWLHTGDVAVMDEDGYFFIVDRKKDLIITGGYNVYPREIEEVLHEHPKVAEVAAVGVPHRTRGEVIKVYIVPKPGQTLAREEVWAFCREKLASYKTPKFVEFRDELPKTFVGKVLKRTLRAENHEVRPA; from the coding sequence ATGATCCAACAAGACGCTCCCTGGCTGGCCCATTACGACCCCAACGTCCCGGCCAGCATCACCTACCGCGACGAGCCCGTCACCGCCCTCCTGGACCGGGCCGTGGAGAACACTCCCGGCCGCACGGCCGTGGCTTTCCAGAACTGGCGCGTCAATTACGCCCACCTTCGCAGGCGCGCCGGGCGCTTCGCCGAGGGCCTGCGCCGCATGGGTGTCAAGCGCGGCGACCGCGTGGCCATCATGCTGCCCAACCTGCCCCAGACGGTGGTCAGCTACTGGGGGACGCTCTACGCCGGGGCCACGGTGGTGTTCGTCAACCCGCTCTACATGGAGACGGAGCTTAAGCACATCCTGGAGGACTCCGGGGCCAAGGTGCTTGTGGTGCTGGATCTCCTCTGGGCCAGGCACCGCGAGCTGCTCACCCGCATGCCGCTTGAGCGCATCATCGTCACACGGGTCAGCGGCGGGCTGGGATTTCCGCTCAACTGGCTCTACCGGCTCAAGGCCTGGCGCGAAGGGAAGCTCCCGAAACTCGGCGCGGACGGCAGGCGCGTGCTGGACTGGCAGGCGGCCTTCGCCCCCGACGAATATTACGACCGGGATTTCGATCCCGCCGAGCAGTTGGCCGCACTGCAATACACCGGCGGCACCACCGGCGTGTCCAAGGGCGTGATGCTCACCCACCGCAATCTGTCGGTGAATGTGCAGCAGTCCCGGGCCATCCTCCACGCCATCGGCGGCAGGCCTGAGGTGTTCCTGGGGCTTTTGCCCTTCTTCCACATCTACGGCCTCACGGTGAACATCAACTTCGCCACTGCCTGCGGGGCCACCATCGTCCCCCTGCCGCGCTTCGACCCGCTGGACACCCTCAAGGCCATACAGCGCCACAGGCCCACCATCTTCCCGGGCACGCCCTCGGTGTACATGGCGCTTTTGCAGCAGAAGGCCCTGCCCCACTACGACCTGAAAAGCGTGCGCTACTGCGTCTGCGGCTCTGCCCCGCTGCCCATCGAGGTCATGCGCCGCTTCTCCGAGGTGACGGAGGCCGAAATCATCGAGGGCTACGGGCTCACCGAGGCCTCGCCCATCACCCACTTCAACCCCATCGTGGGGAGCCGCAAGCCGGGCTCCATCGGCGTGCCCTTCCCGGACACCATCGCCCGCGTGGTGGCCCTGGACGGCTCAACCGCCCCGCTGCCTCCGGGCGAACCCGGGGAACTCATCCTCAAGGGGCCCCAGGTGATGCTCGGCTACTGGAACCGCCCCGAGGACACCTCCCAGACCATCAAGGACGGCTGGCTGCACACCGGCGACGTGGCCGTCATGGACGAGGACGGCTACTTCTTCATCGTGGACCGCAAGAAGGACCTCATCATCACCGGCGGCTACAACGTCTACCCGCGCGAGATCGAGGAGGTGCTGCACGAGCACCCCAAGGTGGCGGAAGTGGCTGCGGTGGGCGTGCCGCACCGCACCAGGGGCGAGGTCATCAAGGTGTACATCGTCCCCAAGCCCGGCCAGACGCTGGCCCGGGAGGAGGTTTGGGCCTTCTGCCGGGAGAAGCTGGCCTCCTACAAGACGCCCAAGTTCGTGGAATTTCGGGATGAACTCCCCAAGACTTTCGTGGGCAAGGTGCTCAAGCGGACCTTGCGGGCCGAAAACCACGAGGTGCGCCCGGCCTAG
- a CDS encoding deoxyhypusine synthase family protein — protein MTTISKFMDHHFRHFNARETLDAARAWNKLLDDGGQMFLTMAGAMSTAEIGIILSRMIRAGKVHTICCTAANLEEDLFNLFNHNEYKMVPHYRDLSPEAEKELYDDGFNRVTDTCIPEGIMRQVQREITRLWKKAAEENTPKFPYEFMYELLDQPGIEKHFQVPAEDSWVLAAKEMGVVIYTPGWEDCTLGNIFCSEIIRGNVKSHAAIRHGTEQMEHLAKWYIEMGKKKTPIGFFQIGGGIAGDFPICVVPMLIQDLELEDTPFWAYFCQISDSTTSYGSYSGAVPNEKITWGKLDIDTPKYMINSDASIVAPLIFSYVLGD, from the coding sequence ATGACCACCATTTCCAAATTCATGGACCATCACTTCAGGCATTTCAACGCCCGTGAGACGTTGGATGCCGCAAGGGCCTGGAACAAGCTTCTGGACGACGGCGGCCAGATGTTCCTCACCATGGCCGGGGCCATGAGCACCGCCGAGATCGGCATCATCCTCTCGCGCATGATCCGCGCGGGCAAGGTCCACACCATCTGCTGCACGGCGGCGAACCTGGAAGAGGACCTCTTCAACCTCTTCAACCACAACGAATACAAGATGGTCCCCCACTACCGGGACCTCTCCCCCGAGGCCGAAAAAGAGCTCTATGACGACGGCTTCAACCGCGTCACCGACACCTGCATCCCCGAAGGCATCATGCGCCAGGTGCAGCGCGAGATCACCCGGCTCTGGAAGAAGGCCGCCGAGGAAAACACCCCCAAGTTCCCCTACGAGTTCATGTACGAGCTGCTGGACCAGCCCGGCATCGAGAAGCACTTCCAGGTGCCCGCCGAGGATTCCTGGGTGCTGGCCGCCAAGGAAATGGGCGTGGTGATCTACACCCCCGGCTGGGAAGACTGCACGCTCGGCAACATCTTCTGCTCCGAGATCATCCGGGGCAACGTGAAGAGCCACGCCGCCATCCGCCACGGCACCGAGCAGATGGAGCACCTGGCCAAGTGGTACATCGAGATGGGCAAGAAGAAGACCCCCATCGGGTTCTTCCAGATCGGCGGCGGCATCGCCGGCGACTTCCCCATCTGCGTGGTGCCCATGCTGATCCAGGACCTGGAGCTGGAAGACACCCCGTTCTGGGCGTACTTTTGCCAGATCAGCGACTCCACCACCAGCTACGGGTCGTACTCCGGCGCGGTGCCCAACGAGAAGATCACCTGGGGCAAGCTTGATATCGATACGCCCAAGTACATGATCAACTCTGACGCTTCGATCGTCGCGCCGCTGATCTTCAGCTACGTGCTGGGGGATTAG
- a CDS encoding acyl-homoserine-lactone synthase, producing the protein MSSALVFERREYEGVWISEDQFSARSIDDDEEMLKGYRLRHEVFAESLRWVPVRNDGLECDAYDDDAVHFGVFEGPRLLAYLRVIKPGRRFMVESDFRSMVGPHYTIRKDSRTGEMSRLCLSPYAKQLMRAENFGYNSIQMMLHKCVYHWCNANDIRYLYLAVEKKVYRMMRICGFVCRPIGDPVVMPDGVEAVAAILDLREFDELNSRKNPKMYQWFSQFQSIHNVLPVQQPGIGLRH; encoded by the coding sequence ATGTCCAGCGCGCTCGTGTTCGAACGTCGGGAGTATGAAGGTGTTTGGATTAGTGAGGATCAGTTTTCGGCCAGAAGCATCGATGATGATGAAGAAATGCTGAAGGGGTACAGATTAAGGCACGAGGTGTTTGCGGAGTCCTTGCGGTGGGTTCCCGTTCGAAACGATGGTTTGGAATGCGATGCTTACGATGACGATGCGGTTCATTTTGGAGTGTTTGAAGGGCCAAGGCTTCTGGCTTACCTGAGAGTCATCAAGCCGGGGCGGAGATTCATGGTCGAGAGTGATTTCCGCAGCATGGTTGGGCCGCACTACACCATTCGCAAGGACAGCCGCACCGGGGAGATGTCAAGGTTGTGCCTGTCGCCGTACGCAAAGCAATTGATGCGTGCCGAAAATTTCGGCTACAACAGCATCCAGATGATGCTTCATAAGTGCGTTTATCACTGGTGCAACGCGAATGATATACGTTATCTATATCTGGCTGTCGAGAAGAAGGTGTACCGGATGATGCGGATTTGCGGCTTTGTGTGCAGGCCTATTGGGGATCCTGTCGTGATGCCGGACGGTGTTGAGGCCGTTGCTGCAATTCTGGACCTGCGCGAATTCGATGAGCTGAACTCTCGGAAGAACCCAAAAATGTATCAGTGGTTCAGTCAATTTCAATCAATCCACAATGTATTGCCTGTGCAACAGCCTGGGATCGGTTTACGGCATTGA
- a CDS encoding helix-turn-helix transcriptional regulator, with the protein MFPLRSIPEQEMSGDDAIVLLEIIQQCLFCTTSDEYHEIFVKLKKLFQFDHAFSGIAKLGTDSIISYNIENISYPADWLRVYYEKNFLESDVIINENFKSFSVQYWRQTYRRTPPPSEYVSISTDFGLTDGYTHGSRPFGQWKHASLFSFSSPIMKKLELRTVKILETIIPHLHQAISTFMHSRDTSALACKISKREREILRWLKDGKSSWDMSVILNISERTVNFHIYNILRKLNAVNRSQAVAQAIHCGLIEID; encoded by the coding sequence ATGTTCCCCCTCAGATCCATTCCAGAACAGGAAATGTCTGGGGACGACGCAATCGTATTGCTTGAAATTATTCAGCAATGCCTGTTTTGCACAACAAGCGACGAATATCACGAGATATTCGTAAAATTGAAGAAGCTTTTCCAGTTCGACCATGCATTTTCAGGAATAGCCAAACTCGGAACCGACTCGATCATCTCCTACAACATCGAGAACATCAGCTACCCCGCTGATTGGCTACGAGTATACTACGAAAAGAATTTTCTCGAATCCGACGTCATCATCAACGAAAACTTCAAATCCTTCTCTGTACAATACTGGCGGCAGACGTACCGTCGCACCCCTCCACCATCGGAATATGTATCCATCTCAACGGATTTTGGACTGACAGATGGATATACGCATGGTTCACGTCCGTTCGGCCAATGGAAACATGCGAGCCTGTTTTCGTTTTCCAGCCCCATCATGAAAAAGCTTGAACTCCGGACGGTCAAAATCCTCGAAACAATAATCCCCCATTTGCATCAAGCCATTTCCACCTTCATGCACAGCAGGGACACTTCAGCCCTGGCCTGCAAAATCTCGAAACGGGAACGCGAGATCCTGCGCTGGCTCAAAGACGGAAAAAGCTCTTGGGACATGTCCGTCATTCTCAACATCAGCGAACGGACAGTGAATTTTCACATATACAACATACTGAGAAAACTCAATGCCGTAAACCGATCCCAGGCTGTTGCACAGGCAATACATTGTGGATTGATTGAAATTGACTGA
- a CDS encoding phosphoenolpyruvate carboxykinase yields MAFFDEFDIAIKQLYANAVDEERLIQNPGPERLRRICLEEPEVRETSYGSIVANTEPMSRAKPFTKNNIDATYGQAEFALLAQAKQALNKQQLICMDVLVRDEGQPVTARLLVPRRFAHIAYGGHKLFGPRVNNVTDPTYQVIFFYDDAWEQNGSKPLPEKDITIRLVHSQDGRMIKLVRNSSYLGEWKKGVFAGEDWRAKLERQGIFLHAGCRRDCLEMAHGGMQTQTSLFVALSANGKTSLTCRVMARKNGEESWLIQDDGGILKRDGSFHGFEQGGIYAKTDGLTPSEQIETYYGALKPDAYLENVHVDQNGDMDFFNIELTSNGRVVVERRDFMHAHRHITASDVNNLFIITRGPTVPAVSKLTPEQASAFMVLGQSMESSAGDPTQAGKIKNVFFYDPFLAGDRVDHAHLFHEILAANPHINCYLLNTGGVGEGEHFRKITLGDTVNILESILRGDLEDWEVNEAVGLAVPKAVSGVESILMHPEKLFPKGEFGKRQAALHETRLGILESFGGLDRAIVESIKK; encoded by the coding sequence ATGGCTTTTTTCGACGAGTTCGATATCGCAATCAAGCAGCTCTACGCCAACGCCGTGGATGAGGAACGCCTCATCCAGAATCCCGGCCCGGAAAGGCTCAGGCGGATCTGCCTGGAGGAGCCCGAGGTCCGCGAGACCAGCTACGGCAGCATCGTGGCCAACACCGAGCCCATGTCCCGGGCCAAGCCCTTCACCAAGAACAACATCGACGCCACCTACGGCCAGGCCGAGTTCGCTCTGCTCGCCCAGGCCAAGCAGGCGCTGAACAAGCAGCAGCTCATATGCATGGACGTGCTGGTGCGCGACGAGGGGCAGCCGGTCACGGCTAGGCTCCTGGTGCCGCGCCGCTTCGCCCACATCGCCTACGGCGGCCACAAGCTCTTTGGCCCCCGGGTGAACAACGTCACCGACCCCACCTACCAGGTGATCTTCTTCTACGACGACGCATGGGAGCAGAACGGTTCCAAACCCCTGCCGGAAAAGGACATCACCATCCGCCTGGTGCACTCTCAGGACGGACGCATGATCAAGCTGGTGCGCAACTCCAGCTACCTGGGCGAATGGAAGAAAGGCGTGTTCGCCGGCGAGGACTGGCGCGCCAAGCTCGAGCGCCAGGGCATCTTTCTGCACGCCGGATGCCGCCGCGACTGCCTGGAGATGGCCCACGGCGGCATGCAGACCCAGACCTCGCTCTTCGTGGCCCTCTCGGCCAATGGCAAGACCTCGCTCACCTGCCGGGTCATGGCCCGCAAGAACGGCGAGGAATCCTGGCTCATCCAGGACGACGGCGGCATCCTGAAGCGCGACGGCTCCTTCCACGGCTTCGAACAGGGCGGCATCTACGCCAAGACCGACGGCCTGACCCCCAGCGAGCAGATCGAGACCTACTACGGCGCGCTCAAGCCCGACGCCTACCTGGAGAACGTTCACGTCGACCAGAACGGCGACATGGACTTCTTCAACATCGAGCTGACCTCCAACGGCCGCGTGGTGGTGGAGCGCCGCGACTTCATGCACGCCCACCGGCACATCACGGCCAGCGACGTCAACAACCTGTTCATCATCACGCGCGGCCCCACAGTGCCCGCCGTGTCCAAGCTCACGCCCGAGCAGGCCTCGGCCTTCATGGTGCTGGGACAATCCATGGAGTCCTCGGCCGGCGACCCTACCCAGGCGGGCAAGATCAAGAACGTCTTCTTCTACGACCCCTTCCTGGCTGGCGACCGGGTGGACCACGCCCATCTCTTCCACGAGATCCTCGCCGCAAACCCGCACATCAACTGCTACCTGCTGAACACCGGCGGCGTGGGAGAAGGCGAGCACTTCCGCAAGATCACCCTTGGCGACACGGTGAACATCCTGGAATCCATCCTACGCGGCGACCTGGAGGACTGGGAGGTCAACGAGGCCGTGGGCCTGGCCGTGCCCAAGGCTGTGAGCGGCGTGGAGTCCATCCTCATGCATCCGGAAAAGCTTTTCCCCAAGGGCGAGTTCGGCAAGCGCCAGGCCGCGCTCCACGAGACACGCCTGGGCATCCTGGAATCCTTCGGGGGGCTCGACCGGGCCATCGTGGAATCCATCAAGAAATAG